A single window of Actinoallomurus bryophytorum DNA harbors:
- a CDS encoding argininosuccinate synthase codes for MTERVVLAYSGGLDTSVAIPYIAQETGAEVIAVAVDLGQGGEDLEVIRKRALACGAAEAVVADAREEFAADFCFPALRANALYMDRYPLVSALSRPLIVKHLVAAAERYGGTTVAHGCTGKGNDQVRFEVGLAALDPGLKVIAPARDFAWTRDKAIAFAEEKGLPIDVSSRSPYSIDQNLWGRAVETGFLEDIWNAPTEDLYAYTADPARPREADEVVITFTEGVPVALDGRALGPYQIIAELNRRAGAQGVGRLDMVEDRLVGIKSREVYEAPAAITLLAAHQELENVTVERDLARFKRGVDQRWSELAYDGLWFSPLMDALNVFVAEAQRHVSGDVRLTLHGGRAVVTGRRSGASLYDYDLATYDTGDTFDQSLAKGFVELWGLPSKIAAKRDRVVG; via the coding sequence ATGACCGAACGCGTCGTACTCGCGTACTCCGGGGGCCTCGACACCTCCGTCGCCATTCCGTACATCGCCCAGGAGACCGGGGCGGAGGTGATCGCCGTCGCGGTCGACCTCGGGCAGGGCGGCGAGGATCTGGAGGTCATACGGAAGCGCGCGCTCGCCTGCGGCGCCGCCGAGGCGGTCGTCGCCGACGCCAGGGAGGAGTTCGCGGCGGACTTCTGCTTCCCCGCCCTCAGGGCGAACGCGCTCTACATGGACCGCTACCCGCTGGTGTCCGCACTGTCCCGCCCGCTGATCGTCAAGCACCTGGTCGCCGCCGCGGAGCGGTACGGCGGCACCACGGTCGCGCACGGCTGCACCGGCAAGGGCAACGACCAGGTCCGCTTCGAGGTCGGCCTGGCCGCCCTCGACCCGGGCCTCAAGGTGATCGCCCCGGCACGTGACTTCGCCTGGACGCGGGACAAGGCCATCGCGTTCGCCGAGGAGAAGGGCCTGCCGATCGACGTCTCCTCCCGGTCGCCGTACTCCATCGACCAGAACCTCTGGGGCCGCGCCGTCGAGACCGGCTTCCTGGAGGACATCTGGAACGCCCCGACCGAGGACCTGTACGCCTACACCGCCGACCCCGCACGGCCGCGCGAGGCGGACGAGGTGGTCATCACGTTCACCGAGGGCGTCCCGGTCGCGCTCGACGGCCGCGCGCTCGGCCCGTACCAGATCATCGCCGAGCTCAACCGGCGGGCGGGCGCCCAGGGCGTCGGCCGGCTCGACATGGTCGAGGACCGGCTCGTCGGCATCAAGAGCCGCGAGGTCTACGAGGCACCGGCCGCGATCACGCTGCTCGCCGCGCACCAGGAGCTGGAGAACGTCACCGTCGAGCGCGACCTGGCCCGGTTCAAGCGCGGCGTCGACCAGCGGTGGAGCGAGCTGGCCTACGACGGGCTGTGGTTCTCGCCGCTGATGGACGCGCTCAACGTCTTCGTCGCCGAGGCGCAGCGGCACGTCTCCGGTGACGTCCGGCTCACGCTGCACGGAGGCCGTGCCGTCGTCACCGGCCGGCGCAGTGGCGCGTCGCTGTACGACTACGACCTCGCGACGTACGACACCGGCGACACGTTCGACCAGAGCCTGGCCAAGGGCTTCGTCGAGCTTTGGGGCCTGCCGAGCAAGATTGCCGCGAAGCGTGACCGCGTGGTCGGCTGA
- the argH gene encoding argininosuccinate lyase → MTDEQHRRTPTRLWGGRFEGGPSEALARLSVSVQFDWRLAPYDLLGSRAHARVLHRAGLLTEDELDRMLGALDDLEEACRTGEFRPAVADEDVHTALERGLLERLGTLGGKLRAGRSRNDQVATDLRLYLRDHVRQIVSRLVELETALIAQADQNMGVAAPGMTHLQHAQPVLFSHQLLAHVQAYARDVDRLRDWDKRAAISPLGSGALAGSSLPLDPEAVADELGFDAAAANSMDAVSDRDYAVEFLAAAALIGVHLSRLGEEVVLWASQEFRWIEMDDTYATGSSIMPQKKNPDVAELARGKCGRLIGHLTALLTTLKGLPLTYNRDLQEDKEGVFDAVETLLLVLPAMAGLIATMRVNTERLEALAPQGFALATDLAELLVRRGVAFREAHEVVGHLVVWCQVNDKDFGDLTDDELAKVSPHLTPDVRDVFSVQGALAARKAYGGTSPERVGQQLTALRSLADDHASWAAS, encoded by the coding sequence GTGACGGATGAGCAACACCGCAGGACGCCGACCAGGCTGTGGGGCGGACGGTTCGAAGGGGGCCCGTCGGAGGCCCTCGCCCGGCTGTCGGTGAGCGTGCAGTTCGACTGGCGCCTCGCCCCGTACGACCTGCTGGGCTCACGGGCCCACGCACGGGTGCTCCACCGCGCGGGCCTGCTCACCGAGGACGAGCTGGACCGCATGCTCGGCGCGCTGGACGATCTGGAGGAGGCCTGCCGTACGGGCGAGTTCCGGCCGGCCGTCGCGGACGAGGACGTGCACACGGCGCTCGAGCGCGGGCTGCTGGAGCGCCTCGGCACCCTCGGCGGCAAGCTGCGCGCCGGCCGTAGCCGCAACGACCAGGTCGCCACCGACCTGCGGCTCTACCTGCGTGACCACGTACGCCAGATCGTCTCGCGGCTGGTCGAGCTGGAGACCGCGCTCATCGCCCAGGCCGACCAGAACATGGGCGTGGCCGCGCCGGGCATGACCCACCTCCAGCACGCCCAGCCGGTGCTCTTCTCCCACCAGCTGCTGGCCCACGTCCAGGCGTACGCCCGCGACGTCGACCGGCTGCGCGACTGGGACAAACGTGCCGCCATCAGCCCGCTCGGCTCCGGCGCGCTGGCCGGGTCGTCGCTGCCGCTCGACCCGGAGGCGGTCGCCGACGAGCTCGGCTTCGACGCGGCCGCCGCGAACTCCATGGACGCGGTCAGCGACCGCGACTACGCCGTGGAGTTCCTCGCCGCCGCCGCACTCATCGGCGTGCACCTGTCGCGGCTGGGCGAGGAGGTCGTGCTGTGGGCCTCGCAGGAGTTCCGGTGGATCGAGATGGACGACACCTACGCCACCGGTTCCTCGATCATGCCGCAGAAGAAGAACCCGGACGTCGCCGAGCTGGCCCGCGGCAAGTGCGGCCGGCTCATCGGCCACCTCACGGCGCTGCTGACCACGCTCAAGGGCCTGCCGCTCACCTACAACCGTGACCTGCAGGAGGACAAGGAGGGTGTCTTCGACGCGGTCGAGACGCTGCTGCTCGTCCTCCCCGCCATGGCCGGGCTCATCGCGACGATGAGGGTCAACACGGAGCGGCTGGAGGCCCTGGCGCCTCAGGGGTTCGCCCTGGCCACCGACCTGGCCGAGCTGCTCGTACGCCGGGGCGTCGCGTTCCGCGAGGCGCACGAGGTCGTCGGTCACCTCGTGGTCTGGTGCCAGGTCAACGACAAGGACTTCGGCGACCTCACCGACGACGAGCTGGCCAAGGTCTCCCCGCACCTGACCCCCGACGTACGCGACGTGTTCTCGGTGCAGGGCGCGCTCGCCGCCCGCAAGGCGTACGGCGGCACCTCGCCCGAACGCGTGGGCCAGCAGCTCACCGCGCTGCGCTCGCTCGCGGACGACCACGCCTCGTGGGCCGCCTCCTGA
- a CDS encoding DNA-3-methyladenine glycosylase: MEAVLERGFFDRPAEEVAPDLLGRTLWHSTPEGVVSVRLTEVEAYAGSLDPASHAYRGPTKRNAVMFGPPGYSYVYFTYGMHFCMNLVCLGEGTAEAVLLRAGEIIEGRALALSRRPRSSERDLARGPARLCEALGIGREQYGLDVCDPSSPLRMLYGSPASAVRTGPRTGVTSAKDVPWRFWIDGDPSVSPYRLHAPRRPRAVMDQG, translated from the coding sequence ATGGAAGCCGTGCTGGAGCGTGGGTTCTTCGATCGGCCGGCCGAGGAGGTCGCACCCGACCTGCTCGGCCGCACGCTCTGGCACTCCACCCCGGAGGGGGTCGTGTCGGTACGGCTGACCGAGGTGGAGGCGTACGCCGGCTCGCTCGACCCGGCATCGCACGCCTACCGCGGCCCCACGAAGCGCAACGCCGTGATGTTCGGGCCGCCCGGTTACTCGTACGTCTATTTCACCTACGGCATGCACTTCTGCATGAACCTCGTCTGCCTGGGCGAGGGCACCGCGGAGGCCGTGCTGCTCCGCGCCGGCGAGATCATCGAGGGCCGCGCGCTGGCACTGTCGCGACGCCCACGGTCGTCGGAACGGGACCTGGCGCGTGGGCCGGCCCGGCTGTGCGAGGCCCTGGGCATCGGCCGGGAGCAGTACGGGCTGGACGTGTGCGACCCGTCGAGCCCGCTGCGGATGCTGTACGGCTCGCCGGCGTCGGCCGTACGGACCGGCCCGCGTACGGGCGTCACCAGCGCCAAGGACGTGCCGTGGCGGTTCTGGATCGACGGGGACCCGAGCGTGTCGCCGTACCGCCTCCACGCGCCGCGCCGCCCCCGTGCTGTGATGGACCAGGGCTGA
- the tyrS gene encoding tyrosine--tRNA ligase, producing MTDILDDLAWRGLIAQSTDLDELRAMLAAGPVTLYCGFDPTAPSLHLGNLLQLLFLRRFQQAGHRTIGLVGGATGLIGDPSGKSTERVLNSEETVAAWVARIREQVSRFLSLEDDRGMIVSNLDWTAPMSAIEFLRDVGKHFPVNRMLARETVKSRLDTTGLSYTEFSYVLLQSLDFLELYRRYDCRLQTGGSDQWGNLTSGVDLIRRAEGGTAHALTTPLVTRADGTKFGKTAGGDTYWLDAELTTPYAFYQFWLNADDRDVAGLLRFFSFRGREEIEELEKATSDRPAARAAQRALAEELTTLVHGAEETARVMAASRALFGQGELGELDERTLESALASVPSALVPEPLPAVVDLLTETGLVSSKSEARRTITQGGAYLNNVKVTDEAAVPERADLLHGRFLVLRRGKRNVGGVTVAKD from the coding sequence GTGACCGACATCCTGGATGACCTCGCATGGCGGGGTCTGATCGCGCAGTCCACCGACCTGGACGAATTGCGGGCCATGCTCGCCGCGGGACCGGTCACGCTCTATTGCGGCTTCGACCCTACGGCGCCGTCGCTGCACCTCGGGAACCTCCTGCAACTGCTGTTCCTGCGCCGCTTCCAGCAGGCGGGCCACCGGACGATCGGCCTCGTCGGCGGCGCCACCGGCCTGATCGGAGATCCGTCCGGAAAGAGCACCGAGCGCGTGCTCAACTCCGAGGAGACCGTCGCGGCCTGGGTGGCGCGCATCCGTGAGCAGGTGTCACGCTTCCTGTCCCTCGAAGACGACCGGGGCATGATCGTCAGCAACCTCGACTGGACCGCCCCGATGTCGGCGATCGAGTTCCTGCGCGACGTCGGCAAGCATTTTCCGGTCAACCGCATGCTCGCCCGCGAGACGGTGAAGTCGCGGCTCGACACCACGGGCCTCAGCTACACGGAGTTCTCGTACGTGCTGCTGCAGTCCCTGGACTTCCTGGAGCTGTACCGCCGCTACGACTGCCGGCTGCAGACCGGCGGCAGCGACCAGTGGGGCAACCTGACGTCGGGCGTCGACCTCATCCGCCGGGCCGAGGGGGGCACGGCACACGCGCTGACGACCCCACTCGTCACGCGGGCGGACGGCACCAAGTTCGGCAAGACGGCGGGCGGGGACACCTACTGGCTCGACGCCGAGCTCACCACGCCGTACGCCTTTTACCAGTTCTGGCTGAACGCCGACGACCGCGACGTCGCCGGCCTCCTGAGGTTCTTCAGCTTCCGAGGCCGTGAGGAGATCGAGGAGCTGGAGAAGGCCACCAGTGACCGCCCGGCCGCCCGCGCGGCCCAGCGGGCGCTGGCGGAGGAGCTGACGACGCTGGTGCATGGTGCTGAGGAGACCGCCCGGGTGATGGCGGCGTCCCGCGCGCTGTTCGGCCAGGGGGAGCTGGGGGAGCTGGACGAGCGCACTCTGGAGAGCGCGCTCGCCTCGGTACCGTCGGCCTTGGTCCCCGAACCACTGCCGGCCGTGGTGGACCTCCTGACGGAGACGGGTCTGGTGTCGAGCAAGTCGGAGGCCCGCCGCACGATCACCCAGGGCGGGGCGTACCTGAACAATGTCAAGGTCACCGACGAGGCAGCCGTGCCGGAGCGGGCCGACCTGCTCCATGGCCGCTTCCTCGTACTCAGGCGCGGCAAGCGCAATGTCGGCGGCGTCACGGTCGCGAAGGACTGA
- a CDS encoding tetratricopeptide repeat protein: MTGDELDRAAKSDLKTLPKDLATDVARHLVMAGRLIDDDTDLAYQHTLAARRLAARVGVVREACGLAAYHAGLWSVALSELRAARRLTGQEAAYLAVMADAERGLGRPERALDLARSDEAKRLPLAEAIEMRIVESGARRDLGQHGAAVLALQIPELKDERLRPWSARLFYAYADALAEAGREDEAGDWFARAAAADRDGETDAAERYAEIEGLEIIDDEDDEVPEED, encoded by the coding sequence GTGACCGGCGACGAGCTCGACCGCGCCGCCAAGTCCGACCTCAAGACACTCCCCAAGGACCTCGCCACCGACGTCGCCCGCCACCTCGTGATGGCGGGCCGGCTGATCGACGACGACACCGACCTCGCGTACCAGCACACGTTGGCCGCCAGGCGGCTGGCCGCGCGCGTGGGCGTCGTACGCGAGGCGTGTGGCCTGGCCGCGTACCACGCGGGCCTGTGGTCCGTGGCGCTCTCCGAGCTGCGTGCCGCGCGAAGGCTGACCGGTCAGGAGGCGGCGTACCTCGCCGTCATGGCCGACGCCGAACGCGGCCTGGGCCGCCCGGAACGCGCCCTCGACCTGGCTCGCTCGGATGAGGCGAAGCGACTGCCCCTGGCCGAGGCGATCGAGATGCGGATCGTGGAGTCGGGCGCCCGGCGTGACCTCGGGCAGCACGGTGCCGCCGTCCTGGCACTCCAGATTCCCGAACTCAAGGACGAACGCCTGCGGCCATGGTCGGCCCGCCTCTTCTACGCGTACGCGGACGCCCTGGCCGAGGCCGGCCGGGAGGACGAGGCGGGCGACTGGTTCGCACGCGCCGCCGCCGCGGACCGGGACGGCGAGACCGACGCCGCCGAGCGTTACGCCGAGATCGAGGGCCTCGAGATCATCGACGACGAAGACGACGAGGTTCCCGAAGAGGACTGA
- a CDS encoding RNA polymerase sigma factor — protein MDESLLRALTPTVIGVLGRRGADFAAAEDAVQDALVEAVRVWPDDPPRDPTGWLVTVAWRKFLDAARADTSRKHREVRLEVEPTPGPAEVVDDTLQLYFLCAHPSLTPASAAALTLRAVGGLTTRQIAQAYLVPEATMAQRISRAKRTVSGIRFDQRGDVATVLRVLYLVFNEGYSGDVDLAAEAIRLTRQLAARTSHEEVAGLLALMLLHHARRPARTGADGRLVPLAEQDRSLWNTHLIAEGVDILQAALARDRLGEYQAQAAIAALHADARTAAETDWVQIVEWYDELVRLTGNPVARLNRVVAVGEADGPRAGLAALAGLDPALPRHAAVAAYLHERDGDPVTAARLYAEAARSAPSVPERDHLTRQAARLNAKLRR, from the coding sequence GTGGATGAGTCCCTGCTGCGGGCCCTCACCCCCACAGTGATCGGCGTCCTCGGCCGCCGCGGAGCCGACTTCGCGGCGGCCGAGGACGCCGTGCAGGACGCCCTGGTCGAGGCCGTACGCGTGTGGCCGGACGACCCTCCGCGCGACCCCACGGGCTGGCTGGTCACCGTGGCCTGGCGAAAGTTCCTCGACGCCGCACGCGCCGACACCTCCCGCAAGCACCGCGAGGTACGCCTCGAGGTCGAACCCACGCCCGGCCCGGCCGAGGTCGTGGACGACACGCTCCAGCTGTACTTCCTGTGCGCGCACCCGTCCCTGACACCGGCGTCGGCCGCCGCACTCACGCTGCGCGCGGTCGGCGGCCTGACCACGCGTCAGATCGCGCAGGCCTACCTCGTGCCGGAGGCGACCATGGCCCAGCGGATCAGCAGGGCCAAGCGGACCGTCTCGGGTATCCGGTTCGACCAGCGCGGTGACGTCGCGACGGTGCTGCGCGTGCTCTACCTGGTCTTCAACGAGGGCTACTCCGGCGACGTCGACCTCGCCGCCGAGGCGATCCGGCTCACGCGCCAGCTGGCGGCCAGGACCAGCCATGAGGAGGTCGCGGGCCTGCTCGCGCTCATGCTGCTCCACCACGCACGGCGCCCGGCACGTACCGGCGCCGACGGCAGGCTCGTGCCTCTGGCCGAGCAGGACCGCAGCCTGTGGAACACCCACCTGATCGCCGAGGGCGTCGACATCCTCCAGGCGGCCCTCGCCCGCGATCGCCTGGGCGAGTACCAGGCCCAGGCCGCCATCGCCGCGCTCCACGCCGACGCCCGTACGGCCGCGGAGACCGACTGGGTGCAGATCGTCGAGTGGTACGACGAACTGGTACGCCTCACCGGCAACCCGGTGGCACGCCTCAACCGGGTCGTCGCGGTCGGCGAGGCCGACGGACCGCGAGCCGGCCTGGCGGCCCTGGCGGGGCTCGACCCCGCCCTGCCCCGCCACGCCGCCGTCGCGGCGTACCTGCACGAGCGTGACGGGGACCCCGTGACCGCCGCACGGCTCTACGCCGAAGCCGCCCGATCGGCGCCCAGCGTCCCCGAACGCGACCACCTCACGCGACAGGCCGCACGGCTCAACGCAAAGCTGCGCCGTTGA
- a CDS encoding YciI family protein, whose protein sequence is MAKYLLLKHYRGAPASVNDVPMDQWTPEEVSAHVQYMRDFAARLEDTGEFVDTQALSPEGTFVRYDGEGRPPVTDGPFAETKDVIAGWMVIDVETYERALELAGELSAAPGAGGKPIHEWLEVRPFLGAHSTCVTE, encoded by the coding sequence ATGGCCAAGTACCTGCTGCTCAAGCACTACCGAGGCGCGCCGGCATCGGTCAACGACGTGCCGATGGACCAGTGGACGCCCGAGGAGGTCTCGGCCCACGTCCAGTACATGCGGGACTTCGCCGCCCGGCTCGAGGACACCGGCGAGTTCGTCGACACTCAGGCGCTCTCCCCGGAAGGCACGTTCGTCCGCTACGACGGCGAGGGGCGGCCGCCGGTCACCGACGGCCCGTTCGCGGAGACCAAGGACGTGATCGCCGGCTGGATGGTGATCGACGTCGAGACCTACGAGCGGGCGCTCGAGCTGGCCGGTGAGTTGTCGGCGGCTCCGGGCGCGGGCGGGAAACCGATCCACGAGTGGCTCGAGGTCCGCCCGTTCCTGGGCGCGCATTCGACGTGCGTCACGGAGTGA
- a CDS encoding pyridoxamine 5'-phosphate oxidase family protein, whose amino-acid sequence MTVQPNEITDVLNRPNSQELLARDLTRLAYVAKDGTPRNVPIGFTWNGSEIVMCTSTNAPKLPALRENPTVALTIDTEVHPPKILLIRGQAELDAVDGIPDEYLQMNGSYQMTPEQRVGWEAEVRSLYDGMVRIVVTPTWAKLIDFETTLPSAVEELVRQRNERQRA is encoded by the coding sequence ATGACCGTGCAACCGAACGAGATCACCGATGTTCTGAACCGGCCGAACAGCCAGGAACTGCTGGCCCGCGACCTGACCCGCCTGGCCTACGTCGCCAAGGACGGCACACCGCGCAACGTCCCGATCGGGTTCACCTGGAACGGCTCGGAGATCGTCATGTGCACGTCGACGAACGCTCCGAAGCTCCCGGCCCTGCGCGAGAACCCGACGGTCGCCCTGACGATCGACACCGAGGTGCACCCGCCCAAGATCCTGCTCATCCGCGGCCAGGCCGAGCTGGACGCCGTCGACGGCATCCCCGACGAGTACCTCCAGATGAACGGCTCCTACCAGATGACGCCCGAGCAACGGGTCGGCTGGGAGGCGGAGGTGCGTTCGCTCTACGACGGCATGGTCCGGATCGTCGTGACCCCGACATGGGCGAAGCTGATCGACTTCGAGACGACGCTGCCGAGCGCGGTCGAGGAGCTGGTCCGGCAGCGGAATGAGCGTCAGCGTGCCTGA
- a CDS encoding VOC family protein, which translates to MDHVSVVVDDLEAAIAFFVELGMELEGQAQIEGPSVDRLNALDGVRAAIAMVRTPDGHGRLELTKFHAPAAVSAEPKNALGNTLGLRSVMFAVDDIDATVARLRAHGAELVGELAQYEDSYRLCYLRGPEGIIVALAEQLG; encoded by the coding sequence ATGGACCACGTGAGCGTCGTCGTCGACGACCTTGAGGCTGCCATCGCTTTCTTCGTCGAACTCGGTATGGAGCTGGAGGGCCAGGCGCAGATCGAGGGACCTTCGGTGGACCGTCTCAACGCCCTCGACGGCGTCCGGGCCGCCATCGCGATGGTGCGGACACCGGACGGCCACGGCCGGCTTGAGCTGACGAAGTTCCACGCCCCGGCGGCGGTCAGCGCTGAGCCGAAGAACGCGCTGGGGAACACGCTGGGCCTGCGTAGCGTCATGTTCGCCGTCGACGACATCGACGCCACCGTCGCCCGCCTGCGAGCCCACGGCGCGGAACTCGTCGGAGAGCTGGCGCAGTACGAGGACAGCTACCGGCTCTGCTACCTCCGCGGCCCCGAGGGCATCATCGTCGCCCTGGCCGAACAGCTCGGCTGA
- a CDS encoding MBL fold metallo-hydrolase translates to MEKITDLGNDVFEIDTRMAGYEGITAGYLIRSERPCLVETGAGNSASVVRDALEAAGIGPADLATVVVTHIHLDHAGGVGDISEMFPNAEIVVHEKGARHLADPSRLMRSARMVWGSALDSLFGDLKPTEASRIRAVEDVGVVDLGGGRRLESHHSPGHASHHVGLLDSLTGDLYVGDAAGVYIPETADLRPATPPPDFDLDSALASLERFRSLQPSRLLFSHYGPVEPVAETLDRAAEELRLWVELVTEAYDQRLDLDHAVAMVKERIDERYKALAPEADPAVAEKVEVISATRNNVAGIMHALEKDSRKS, encoded by the coding sequence ATGGAGAAAATCACTGACCTGGGCAACGACGTCTTTGAGATCGACACGCGGATGGCCGGATATGAGGGCATAACGGCGGGTTATCTCATTCGTTCTGAGCGGCCGTGCCTGGTCGAGACCGGGGCGGGGAACTCGGCGTCGGTCGTACGGGATGCGCTGGAGGCCGCGGGCATCGGTCCGGCCGATCTCGCGACCGTCGTCGTCACGCATATTCATCTTGACCACGCGGGCGGGGTCGGGGACATCTCGGAGATGTTCCCCAACGCCGAAATCGTCGTGCACGAAAAGGGCGCCCGGCATCTCGCCGACCCGAGCCGGCTGATGCGGAGTGCGCGCATGGTCTGGGGTTCGGCGCTGGATTCTCTGTTCGGCGATCTCAAACCCACTGAAGCCTCGCGCATTCGTGCGGTCGAGGACGTCGGCGTCGTCGACCTCGGCGGCGGGCGTCGCCTCGAAAGCCACCACTCCCCCGGCCACGCCAGTCACCACGTCGGGTTGCTCGACTCTCTCACCGGGGACCTGTACGTCGGCGACGCGGCAGGCGTCTACATCCCCGAGACCGCAGACCTGCGGCCGGCCACCCCGCCGCCGGATTTCGACCTGGACAGCGCGCTGGCATCCCTGGAAAGGTTCCGGTCGCTGCAGCCGTCGCGCCTGCTCTTCAGTCACTACGGGCCCGTCGAACCGGTGGCCGAGACACTCGACCGGGCCGCCGAGGAACTGCGGCTCTGGGTCGAGCTGGTGACCGAGGCGTACGACCAGCGACTCGATCTCGACCACGCCGTGGCCATGGTCAAAGAGCGGATCGACGAGCGCTACAAGGCGCTCGCCCCCGAGGCCGATCCTGCCGTCGCCGAAAAGGTCGAGGTCATCTCGGCGACCCGCAACAACGTAGCCGGGATCATGCACGCCTTGGAGAAGGATTCCCGCAAATCCTGA
- a CDS encoding single-stranded DNA-binding protein, which yields MEHVNEIVLVGRLSGEPEWRALSGNDQVAVWRLIVEHRDARSPQDGIDTIRCVSYDPTIQAGVRTWSHGDLIEVRGALRHRFWRGPTGPRGLYEVEAASAVLRLHPAPREPAQKEDAMP from the coding sequence ATGGAGCACGTCAACGAGATCGTCCTGGTCGGAAGGCTCTCAGGGGAGCCGGAGTGGCGGGCGTTATCGGGCAACGACCAGGTGGCGGTCTGGCGCCTCATCGTCGAACACCGCGACGCGAGATCCCCCCAGGACGGCATCGACACGATCCGCTGCGTGAGCTACGACCCCACGATCCAGGCCGGCGTCCGCACCTGGTCCCACGGCGACCTGATCGAGGTACGGGGGGCACTACGCCACCGCTTCTGGAGGGGCCCGACGGGCCCACGGGGCCTGTACGAGGTCGAGGCCGCCAGCGCCGTCCTGCGCCTCCACCCGGCCCCGAGAGAGCCGGCCCAAAAGGAGGACGCCATGCCTTGA
- a CDS encoding DUF1015 family protein → MPDVTIQPGLSLEPFRAVRYAPSKVTSLAAVTSPPYDLIDEEALSQFMSDEPHNIVRLILPQQDYGDAAETLRSWIASGILTVDPEPALYVYEESGDGILQRGLIGALGVHGPESRVILPHEHVYPGPIRDRLALMSATEANLEPIFLLYEGGSTSAASRLVDEVASSAPPLLETRTIDDVRHRLWAVRDPAALAAVAADLRERQALIADGHHRYATYQALRDRYEGPGPWDYGLALLVDSHAYPPRLGAIHRVIPGLDVSDAARRASAAFSVSELGTDLAAALDRLSSHDGTAFLLGGSAGLFLLTDPDPEQLAEAMPDEASERWCGLDTAVLHRLLIPRLWGIEDDESNVRIVHHDAARALEKARRRDGTAVILNPLKVPDVLAVAAGGEKVPRKSTSFGPKPRTGLVLRTFAAERD, encoded by the coding sequence ATGCCCGACGTGACCATTCAGCCCGGCCTCTCACTCGAGCCGTTCCGCGCCGTACGCTACGCACCGTCGAAGGTGACCTCGCTGGCGGCCGTGACGTCCCCTCCGTACGACCTGATCGACGAGGAGGCCCTCAGCCAGTTCATGTCGGACGAACCCCACAACATCGTCCGATTGATCCTGCCCCAGCAGGACTACGGGGATGCCGCGGAAACGCTGCGTTCGTGGATCGCCTCGGGGATCTTGACGGTCGACCCCGAACCGGCGCTGTACGTCTATGAGGAGTCCGGGGACGGGATCTTGCAGCGCGGTCTGATCGGCGCACTCGGCGTACACGGCCCGGAGTCCCGCGTGATCCTCCCGCACGAACACGTCTACCCGGGCCCGATCCGGGACCGGCTCGCCCTGATGAGCGCCACCGAGGCGAACCTCGAGCCGATCTTCCTGCTGTACGAGGGCGGCAGCACGTCGGCCGCGAGCCGCCTGGTGGACGAGGTGGCGTCGTCCGCTCCGCCGTTGCTGGAGACCCGCACGATCGACGACGTACGGCACCGGCTGTGGGCGGTCCGCGATCCTGCCGCACTCGCCGCGGTCGCCGCCGACCTGCGGGAACGCCAGGCGCTCATCGCCGACGGACACCACCGTTATGCGACGTACCAGGCGCTCCGGGATCGTTACGAGGGCCCGGGGCCGTGGGACTACGGGCTGGCGCTGCTCGTCGACTCTCACGCCTATCCCCCACGCCTCGGCGCGATCCATCGCGTGATCCCGGGCCTGGACGTGTCCGACGCCGCGCGGCGCGCCTCGGCGGCGTTCTCGGTCTCGGAGCTTGGTACGGATCTGGCCGCGGCCCTGGACCGCCTCTCCTCTCATGACGGGACCGCTTTCCTGCTGGGCGGATCGGCCGGGTTGTTCTTGCTCACGGACCCCGATCCGGAACAACTCGCCGAGGCGATGCCGGACGAGGCGTCCGAGCGGTGGTGCGGTCTGGACACGGCCGTGCTGCATCGGCTGCTGATCCCCCGGCTGTGGGGGATCGAGGACGACGAGTCGAACGTGCGCATCGTCCATCACGACGCCGCCCGTGCCCTGGAGAAGGCCCGCCGCCGCGACGGAACCGCGGTGATCCTCAACCCGCTGAAGGTGCCGGACGTCCTGGCCGTAGCAGCGGGCGGCGAGAAGGTCCCCCGCAAGTCGACGTCCTTCGGTCCCAAGCCGCGCACGGGCCTGGTCCTGCGCACCTTCGCCGCCGAGCGAGACTGA